The following nucleotide sequence is from Harmonia axyridis chromosome 5, icHarAxyr1.1, whole genome shotgun sequence.
tcaaaaatatttatgaccTTAAATAGACATGTGCACCAGTATCTAGACTGTATGTATGATTTACATGCTTGTCAATTAGATGTAAAAACCTGCCTCttttaaatggcactatagaggagatCTATATGGAGATTCTTGAAGGAGTAGACATCgacaatgagatcaaacgatcttatgtatgtaaactccggaaagccctctatggactgaagataagtccaaagagatgtaataagagattcactgaagagatcAAGAAACTTGGTTCAAAGGATGATCTACATGATGATCTACTTGTTTATATACTTGGAGGAGAAATGATAAAGTGGTACTACTAGTCATATATGTAGATGATATATTGCTAGCTAGTAACTGAAAAAACTTTCTAGGTATAAATATAGAGAGAAACCGAGAGAAGAGAGGTATATAAATCGATCAATTAAATTAAACCATTAATAAATCCAACAAAAACACTTgaccaaaataatttttagattAGAATGTTTAGATATTGCTCCAAGTGGTATCCATCTACCTACTTTTAAACATTTCAAGCACGTGCATAAAGATGTCTTTATAGAACTTAATATATTTCTGATGTTTCTAAAGCATTCACAATTCTTCAATTGATTCATTGATATTCGTGTTTTCCACTGGAAAAAATCCTTTGGTGGATTAGGGGATCGAACGCATCCAACGCAATCGTACAAAAATtggattttatttgaaatacgATTGATCAAATTTTATTGACAATATTTGAATCACCTTgtaatgatatttctcaaattcgagAGATacacgatattcctacatcattctactacaaaaaaattaatcgaGTCCAATCATATGATATTTATAGTGAAAATTATTCACATAATAGTGAGtggaaattttcttattttttgttttttttttcaatatttcgaatTAGGACTAACGCAAGAATTTGAGGAGAGATTGAAAACGTAAATAATGTTAATatataaaaactaaaataaaaaaaggttttcttgaaaaacattttatcATTTCTTGTATAACTGGAAGTGCCGtagcttcgaaaatattttaactGAATAGGGAATCATGAATAATATATGATTCTGAAAGGTTAGAAAATAACTAACCTCTAAAACCTCTGTTTTGACAGTTATCAAAACGTATTGGGATTAGTGAGCGTAATTCGTATGGGTTTCACCTCGACTCTTTtctgtatataaataaataaataattcaaagtcGCTCAGACTAATGGCGTCCGCTGACTAAACATGTTGAGCAAGCGCTCACTGATCAGATTCGTCCAACTTTCCGCTGAACGCAGCCATAACTGTGTGAACTACTCTTTTGCAACTGTTTCAATATTCAGATTATCGACTACGTCTGCGCGAAGGTAGGTCGACAGTTCTGCTGAACGCCAGCACAGCACAGCAACATGGTAACATCACAGTATAGGAACTATATATAGTTTCTATACTGTGGTAATATCTCCCCTTttctggctacgcccgtggaaGGGATAATGAACAGGTTTTAAACCTAATGAAAGAGGAAGAACTTTTTCTGCCTATTGTATACGCATACACGCATTGACAATATTTTGGGAATTAGCCTACAAACCTTCATTTTGATTATTGCATTCATATTGTCAATAACATTTTCTTGTTGCTCATTAGTTGAGTTGAGTTCTTGTATAGCAGTCTTGTTGCGTCTTATTGCTTTAGCAAGTTCTTCAACCAGTGCTCTGAGCTCGTCTCTTTCTCTTAAAATTATACTTTCTTTCTCCTTCATTTTGATGGAGAATTCTTTGAGCTCCTGTTCTATGCAGCTACATCTATAGAAAGAAAAACGTGGATAATAAGTACTATGATGTATGAATCAATGGAAGCATCAGAAATTATGATAAAACGAGTAAAACCAAACATTATTGGGGTGTATGACGATCAGATTACAGTGTTATCATCGAAAGCTTACTGCGAAAGAcgaattataaattaataatcATTCGATGAATGATGATAAGACCTATGTATATTAATTCGGTGATCTTCAACAGGTTTCTAGGTCAGGGATTTATTCACAAAACCAACTTTCTGTAAAAAAGGCCAACTAGTTTCGACTTTATTTCAAAGTCTTCATCAGGGCTCTGAAATGGAACAACAAGAACTACAATCAAATACATTGTAATTTCGTGCATCTGTATTTGATTGTAGTTCTTGTTGTTccatttctttctttcttttttacAGAAAGTTGGTTTTGTGAATGAATCCCTGACCTAGAAACCTGTTAGAGATCACCGAATTAATaatcattataaattttttttttaatactaagAAGTTTTCAgcccaaaataattttattctaATCGAAATTAGTTCAGCAAGAACGTTGTTGAAACGTTagaaattcgaattttgtttttatggTTTGAAACGTAACTTGACTTGAGGATGATTTTTGTGCGATATACTGAATAACCAGGCTCAGGAATTCAAGAGACACTCTAAACTGCACAGTTTGTCCACAAGTTTAAATGATCAGACTTGAAGGGAATGACGATTTATTGATTATAATCTGAGCTTCTATGCTATTTTCAATGATAACAAtattagttattattattattttcaggtcATCCGCAGTCATTGAGTTTCGCTGGAATTTCCTCCAGTAGGCAAGTTTCGATTGGTCATCCCATGGAATTCAATTATAAGTTGAACAGAATTTATGGAAGTAATTTTTCATTGTGAATTGAATAATTCGAATTCATGTTTGCTTTTAGAACATTATTCCATTATTGCAGACTTTTCTGTGGCGTCATGGAGACAGGTGACTTCTTTATCGAGTGCCATCCAAGGTTGAGTTGATATGCCAGTTTGCAAATGGTAATATGATTCTTGTTGTGCGTAGTCAGGAACTGATGAtgttgtattatgagttgttattAAATTCTTAATTCTTAAATTCTGTTTTCGACTCCTCGGTATAGAACTGAACAAGAAAGTTTGTGACGGGGTCTTGATGAAGTTCCCGCTTTGACAGGATGACTGAAAGTTTACAAATCTTGTTTATAGGTCACCTGATCTCTTTTTCATCTTTCTTGAAGGACCATAGGATTTTTCTAAGTTATTGACCGATCTTGAATTGCTCTTTTATTCTATCTTCCATGGCGGCTGTTGAAGAAAAAGagaatttatacagggtgtcccggctagaatgcgacaaacggataccatgaatgaaggtcatcatggaggactcgtatcaagaggtttcgaTCACCTGAGTGCCTTAGTTTGGGATTGTTAGAGTATTACTTCATCTGAACAAATCCCGAGAGAGGCAACCAACATTACTCGCTACCTATTCTTGTTACTTCATCTCACGACCGTAGCGCTGCTAGCGCTCAAGCGAGTTACGAGGCCATCGAGAGGAAGAACAAGAAAGACCTTCAATGATCGAGAGCAAATGTCAGCGATATAACCTGAGTTAGCAAGTCCTTTCAAAACTTCCCTTCTGAACAGAGCTTGCTTAGAGACTAGCTAGAGTGTTTAataataaacgattaatatcaaCAACTGTGTATTAGTATCTTATATACCTTAAATATATTCCAATAGGTTATAGGCTCAGTGCACGCTTTAAACTGCGCAACGAGGTAAACAACTGTTCTGTACAcacgagaaaaatattgaggtgagttgaatttcaacaaaattacaatactagatattttatttagttcagtgaatggaaatgaattatttcacattcattcctgaaatagagaattcctgttatacagtatatattgtatttggaaataatgtgtttacctttctattagagaaatgagatattttactatacacatgatttatagatttagattcagaggttgaaatttagttttacTGTAGTGATTTTGCTAACATACTGTCTGTTTtagatttgaagattctacatacaGCACCTAGAGGTTTGGTAatgtaaaattggatgtttcacaTTCCACATAAATAAGCCAGAGATGTAGATATTTTGAAAGTATATATATTCATAATGCCTGATAAAATTTTGGGGaactatttatttcactaaactacaaaaactgcagtatggtaagattagtgataatcaatatttcagggcttctttcatacaatgcttgctgtgctgtgttgtttgtttgtaagctagggtTATTATAGAATTCAAGTATTCACCCCGTATCTGtacaatggccatacctaactcaacaggtattcattgcagtgcgtgataccgcttttTGTAGTAAGGTGTATATATATGAGGtggtgatattttgaaaacttcatagcctgtttcgaattgtattagattgctgtgcgtctgagacaattcagaagcacgaaacaTAATTTTATATCCTATACCTGGTAGTAGAAAATATTAgatgtactaagagagcatataattcacaaaaattgcttgaaatacatgatataaatatttttgtttcataaaacctgaaatagatggcagccaaagAAAATCAAGGAAACCCATTGGTGGAGTATGATAGTGATTCAGATTCCAGCACTTCCATAAGTGCAGAACACAGAGGGTTCATACATaacgaggaaagagagaattggCAGAACCAACGTAAGTTTCTTCTGAGATTAATAGTTGCCATTTACTTGATTTTACTTGATTAGAGCAGTATCAATGAGTGATACTTAAGagactaaatgaaatattttagagaattgaccccttttgagatattagagatttgagagaggagaaattgtcgacaatagagagagtagagttatgagaatataagagtattagaaaacccaggtatataaaaattaattcatgttacagaggtaactagtattatgagaataatttttattaaattttagagatttagagttgtgagaatatttttttagagGTTAATTTTAGAGATGTAGAGTGTGAGAGAACCCAGGTTTATAAAACAAATCCATGTTACAGAGGGATCCGAAAATGTAGGacaaaacaatgaaattaaCCTAGtagaaaatataacaattcaagATGCTGGAGAACGGCTGAGATTGTTAGAGAATAGGACTGAAGAGGTGGCCAAGAGGAATAAAGTGATGGCTGATCAATTACTAGAGTCCTCCATTATATTGAAGGAAGTGATGAACAGTGCTAGACAAATGGTACAGGCTCTAACACAGCTATCACAAAACAATCTGGAAGCAGAGAAAACCCGTCTCAAAATTATCGAAGAAAAGAACAGGAACCTTGTTCAAGCGGAAGCTCAAGCCCCAAAAAGAAAAACCACGGAAGACAATGGGACCGCGGCAAAAAGGGCAAAAACTTCTGTGGACAACAGCTCAAACCAGGAAGAAGGATCGAGAGACTTGTCGGAGCAAGAGCTGCTTAGCTACAAGATGAGTATTAAGAGGGAATATAAGCTCaagaaaaatgcaaattttgagATCTGGATCGACAGTCTGAGATCCGAGCTTTTGACAAATGATTTGTTGGATGTCATAGAGCCAAGTTCGAGTGACCACACTTGGTCAGAGGCAAACAAATCCAAAAGAAGCAATTGGGTACGAGATATAATCATCAACAGGATTGACGAGAACTACCATaagaaaattctcaatatccgagATCCTGTTGAGATAATCAGAATTTTGAGGTCCTCCAGGAAGTGCGAATCAAATGTGACGCACACTTCAGTCAGATCTCGCTTGTACTCCATCAAAATGGAGAGACACGAAACAGTAgatgatttctgtgaaagaTTTGACTCAATAGTGAGAGAATATGAAGCGTGTGAGGATGTGATCGAGCTCACCGCCCAAGAGATGAGATCTGCTTTTTACCAGGCTGTATCACCAGTCACACCCGAACTAAGAAATGCAGATCTGATCCGGAGACAGACCTCAAATCAAGAAATGACCCTAGATGAGATCAAGACTTTCATCTCTCGATTAGAGGCTGAGAAAAGGTCTGAGATTAAAGAGGAGATCCCAACAATTCAACGggtacaaaaattgaaatgctTCCGCTGCAACGAAGAGGGACACTGGTACTGCTTCGGCTGTGGGGAAATCAAGAGCCATAAGAAGGAGGATTGCCCTAACAACAGTAATACGAACAAGACTAGGCCTGTTAAATTCAGAGGATCGAGTGGAGGCAGGTTAATCAAGTCGAGCTTCAACACGAAGACGAGGACTACGAGACAGGGCCACATAGGCCAGAGGAGAATGAGAGGAAACGGAAGACTCGTCAAAGATGTTCATGTcaaggcaagaagggttggaagtatagAGTCGAGAGAACCCAAAAACAAAACAGGTAAGCTCAGTCGAACCATTACCTTCATTGCAGATTCTGGAGCAACACACCATATCGTAAATGATAGTctgattttgagaaattttgagagatgtcaaaatacGAGTATAAAGAGTGCTAATAAAAaggagatagcagatattgtaaTCGATGGTAAAGGTGAGTTAATCTTGGATTCAGATTTTAGAGGTGAGAAAACGATGAAATTGCAAAATGTATTTGCAGCCAAAGATGTTTCTGAGAATTTGCTTTCCTTACGTAAACTTGCAGACTCTGGGTTCAAGATTTACCTAGATAACAAAGTTCTAAGAGTTTACAACAAGGTTAATAATGAGATTGTTTTAGAGGGACAGTATGAAAAACCGAACTGGATTCTAAACTTCAAAGTGAGAAAGCAGACTTCCGATGAAACTGAAACTGAAAATCAGTACGAAGTTTATTGTTGCAgagcaacgataagcgaagaagatgagatgagcttgcaatcgcagacacattccaataaccagttattaggttcggagggagaaccggaatctgcgattgggagggagaaagaGAATAATCTCATCTCTTCACCTAAAAAGAAAGTTCTACAAGTGTCAACTGACGAAACAGACGAAATGAAATCTGAGCAACAAGAGAAAAATTGGGACtgcagtcatatcagtagaAATGTAATTAAGATCGATGACTTGGAATCACTGCAAAACTTAGAGGAATTATGTATCGTAAGTCCATTAGACAATAACTCATAtaattcaggaaaaattaacGAAGCAATGTTATGGCATTGTAGACTTGGACATGCTTCACTTAACTATCTTAAGAAAATGCAGAAGTTAAATGACAAACTTAAGAAAGTCATATTTGACGAATCTATTTTAGAATGTGAAGTATGTATTATGTCAAAAATGGAGAAACTACCGTTTAAAGAAACTAGAATGAGAGCTGAGAGACAACTCCAGCTGATacacactgacacgatgggACCTATCaaaccaccatctcatccaggtcagAAAAGATACATTAACGTCTACATAGATGATTATTCGAGACTTGCTAAAGCCTACTCATTAAAAACAAAGGACGAGTCGGCTGAAGCATTAGAAAAATTCctaatatcaacaagaaactttTTGGGGAAAAATGAGAAGGTGTGTTACATCAGGTCAGATCAAGGAACAGAATTTACCGGAAAGAAATTCCTAGAAGTACtaagtagagaaaatatagagaacgagTTTGCAGCACCATATACGCCTGAACACAACGGAGTAGCAGAAAGGTTTAACTCTACAATCCAAAAGAAGGTTCGTGCATACATGTTTGATTCCGgactacctaagagtatgtgggagCTTGCTGTTGATGCATCTATACATGCGTACAACAGAACACCACACAAGTCTATCGGATATGAAACACCATTGACAAAGTTTGtaccaaatgcaaaatgccactttgatcaaatCAAGAGATTTGGATGTATTGCATACGTAAAAATTCCAaaacccagcttgaaatttggagaacgTGCCCTGAAAGCTGTCTTAGTGGGCTACACCGCTACAGGATACTTGATGTGGCATCCAAGCTCCGGAAAGTTCTTCGAATCTCGACATGTGAGATGTAACGAGAAACTTGTCTACAAAGATACTCGAAGACACAAGAGCAAAATTAGagacccaggaaaatataatagactgggattggatgaaaaacattgaagagacCAATGAGGAACAACAAGAGGTAGAGCTGGCTGAACCGAGGAAACGAGGCAGGCCTAGAAAAGAAACTGAATCAAATATTCCAAAACTTGGAGATACAGTTAACACCTCGAAACCATATACGAGGAGTCAAAATAAGGGAAATGCCGATGAAAAGGCAAGGAATCTGGTACACTTAGAGAAAACCGTAGAGGATGTAAGCTATGCGAGGTTTCTTAATTACTCtgagaataatattttagagaaatatgagaaaaccgataGAGAAGAAGAAATGAGGCTTTATctcatttcttcattatataaagaaccaataaaatttgaggaagctataaattctaaagaaggccacttatggaagaaagctataaaagaagaaattgattccatgatacaaaaCAAGGTTTGGATTTTGGTAGATAAAAGGAATCttcaaatatctggaaaacgGGCAAACATTATAGACTCGAAATGGGTATTTaagagaaaattagaggcaaaCGGCCTTACACGATATAAGGCAAGATTAGTCATACGAGGCTTCaaggacaaaaatatttatgaccTTAAAGAGACGTATGCACCAGTATCAAGACTTCCtgtaattagagctacattcgcaataataaataagtatgaCTTACATGCTTGTCAATTAGATGTAAAAACTGCTTTTCtaaatggcactatagaggagGAAATTTATATGGAGATTCCAGATGGAGTAGACATCgacaatgagatcaaacgatctCATGTATGTAAACTCCAGAAAGCTCTCTATGGACTAAAGATAAGTCCAAAGCGATGGAATAAGAGATTCACCGAAGAAATCAAGAAACTAGGTTTGGAGAATGATTTACATGAGCCCTGCTTATATACTTGGAGGAGAAATGGTAAAATGGCAGTACTAGTCATATATGTAGATGATATACTGCTAGCCAGTAATGACATAGAAAAACTGCAAGAAATAAAAGACCATTTGCGAGCAGCATTTGAAATGAAGGATCTGGGAGAAGCTAAAAACTTTCTAggtataaatataaaaagaaaccgAGAAGATAGATATATAAAAATTGATCAATCAAATTATACTTTGAATATATTAGAGAGATTTAATATGAATGATtgcaatgctcaaaatactcctatggtaaccagacagGTAGAAAACAGGATTAAGAAAAATCAATCAGCAAATCAACAAGATGACTCAGATGAACAAGAGATGAagagagttccttatagagaagcgatTGGTAGCCTAATGTATCTCTCAAATGGTACACGGCCAGATATAACATTTGCCGTTAACTATTTAGCGAGAAAACAACTAAAGCCCAccgaagctgattggaaagaTGTAAAGAGGATCttcaggtatttgaaaggtactgtgaatttGGGCCTTAAATTCAAACTCAAACTGAAGGCTTAGAAGCATTTACCGATGCAAGCTTTAGGGACCATACTGACTCTTCATCAACTGGAGGGTATGTTATTACATTGTTTGgagatgtaatagcttggagaaGCCATAAACAAACATATGTCACATTGTCCACCTGTCAAGCCGAATACCTAGCTATGAGTGATGCGTGTCAAGAATTAATATCTCTCGATAAGGCACTTAGATTTGTGGTAGGAAAAACTATGTTTCCTataacagtctggtgtgataacaaatccgctggagactgcaccaagaaagatggtagccacaaactaaaagtatttgatgatcatttagaggtaataaatgacgacctactacatagagagaaatctggacttagaagacacatggctgaaacacatggtgatttcataaaacaatgtgttgaagaaaagaaaatcacagtgagatggattccaaccaaggagaatgtggCTGACATAATGACAAAACCTTTACCATCAGACGGTCATAAGAGATTGACTCAAAAACTTATGacttaattgaatttttgttttcagaatatttctaGAGTATAAGCTTATTGAATTCTGTTTACAGATTAATCTTAGAGTGGATAATGCTGGTTGTAGTtcgatgaagggagggagtgttagaGTATTACTTCATCTGAACAAATCCCGAGAGAGGCAACCAACATTACTCGCTACCTATTCTTGTTACTTCATCTCACGACCGTAGCGCTGCTAGCGCTCAAGCGAGTTACGAGGCCATCGAGAGGAAGAACAAGAAAGACCTTCAATGATCGAGAGCAAATGTCAGCGATATAACCTGAGTTAGCAAGTCCTTTCAAAACTTCCCTTCTGAACAGAGCTTGCTTAGAGACTAGCTAGAGTGTTTAataataaacgattaatatcaaCAACTGTGTATTAGTATCTTATATACCTTAAATATATTCCAAtagggatatacagggtgatgttcatctcatgagtgaaatttcacagttcaataacttttgaactaatcgaccgaataatttcaaattttgaagttttgtcacccatTACTAGCGCCTTtcctcaatatttctgaaatcgagtaaatcagatccagaCTAAGAACATTttagacttttcctattttcgtgaatattggatcacgtgaacattatgatttttaataataattcattattattattattgttcgtTTTCGTAATcataaagaattaattcatgataaaaattctaaatctctgtttGGCTCGGTcattcagggtgatcaataaaaatttccCTGAGAGTGATTTTTTTTAGTTCCATAACTTTTCAATTAATccactgaataatttcaatttttgaagtctTTTCAGCCTTTGGTATCCCCTTCCTTCacaatttctgaaatcgaataaatcagattcggactaggaaaattttcgcctttttctattttcgtgaatattggatcaccctgtacgttgatatcatgatttttcttgttttcttaATCACAAAGATTCAATTCTGTAGCTGTGATCAGCActatcaataaacattccctcatgaaagaaatttcgtagttcaagaaatcttgaatttatcggtaaaTTATTTCGAGAACCACAGTT
It contains:
- the LOC123680695 gene encoding uncharacterized protein LOC123680695 isoform X2 gives rise to the protein MAAKENQGNPLVEYDSDSDSSTSISAEHRGFIHNEERENWQNQQGSENVGQNNEINLVENITIQDAGERLRLLENRTEEVAKRNKVMADQLLESSIILKEVMNSARQMVQALTQLSQNNLEAEKTRLKIIEEKNRNLVQAEAQAPKRKTTEDNGTAAKRAKTSVDNSSNQEEGSRDLSEQELLSYKMSIKREYKLKKNANFEIWIDSLRSELLTNDLLDVIEPSSSDHTWSEANKSKRSNWVRDIIINRIDENYHKKILNIRDPVEIIRILRSSRKCESNVTHTSVRSRLYSIKMERHETVDDFCERFDSIVREYEACEDVIELTAQEMRSAFYQAVSPVTPELRNADLIRRQTSNQEMTLDEIKTFISRLEAEKRSEIKEEIPTIQRVQKLKCFRCNEEGHWYCFGCGEIKSHKKEDCPNNSNTNKTRPVKFRGSSGGRLIKSSFNTKTRTTRQGHIGQRRMRGNGRLVKDVHVKARRVGSIESREPKNKTGKLSRTITFIADSGATHHIVNDSLILRNFERCQNTSIKSANKKEIADIVIDGKGELILDSDFRGEKTMKLQNVFAAKDVSENLLSLRKLADSGFKIYLDNKVLRVYNKVNNEIVLEGQYEKPNWILNFKVRKQTSDETETENQYEVYCCRATISEEDEMSLQSQTHSNNQLLGSEGEPESAIGREKENNLISSPKKKVLQVSTDETDEMKSEQQEKNWDCSHISRNVIKIDDLESLQNLEELCIVSPLDNNSYNSGKINEAMLWHCRLGHASLNYLKKMQKLNDKLKKVIFDESILECEVCIMSKMEKLPFKETRMRAERQLQLIHTDTMGPIKPPSHPGQKRYINVYIDDYSRLAKAYSLKTKDESAEALEKFLISTRNFLGKNEKVCYIRSDQGTEFTGKKFLEVLSRENIENEFAAPYTPEHNGVAERFNSTIQKKVRAYMFDSGLPKSMWELAVDASIHAYNRTPHKSIGYETPLTKFVPNAKCHFDQIKRFGCIAYVKIPKPSLKFGERALKAVLVGYTATGYLMWHPSSGKFFESRHVRCNEKLVYKDTRRHKSKIRDPGKYNRLGLDEKH
- the LOC123680695 gene encoding uncharacterized protein LOC123680695 isoform X1, giving the protein MMAAKENQGNPLVEYDSDSDSSTSISAEHRGFIHNEERENWQNQQGSENVGQNNEINLVENITIQDAGERLRLLENRTEEVAKRNKVMADQLLESSIILKEVMNSARQMVQALTQLSQNNLEAEKTRLKIIEEKNRNLVQAEAQAPKRKTTEDNGTAAKRAKTSVDNSSNQEEGSRDLSEQELLSYKMSIKREYKLKKNANFEIWIDSLRSELLTNDLLDVIEPSSSDHTWSEANKSKRSNWVRDIIINRIDENYHKKILNIRDPVEIIRILRSSRKCESNVTHTSVRSRLYSIKMERHETVDDFCERFDSIVREYEACEDVIELTAQEMRSAFYQAVSPVTPELRNADLIRRQTSNQEMTLDEIKTFISRLEAEKRSEIKEEIPTIQRVQKLKCFRCNEEGHWYCFGCGEIKSHKKEDCPNNSNTNKTRPVKFRGSSGGRLIKSSFNTKTRTTRQGHIGQRRMRGNGRLVKDVHVKARRVGSIESREPKNKTGKLSRTITFIADSGATHHIVNDSLILRNFERCQNTSIKSANKKEIADIVIDGKGELILDSDFRGEKTMKLQNVFAAKDVSENLLSLRKLADSGFKIYLDNKVLRVYNKVNNEIVLEGQYEKPNWILNFKVRKQTSDETETENQYEVYCCRATISEEDEMSLQSQTHSNNQLLGSEGEPESAIGREKENNLISSPKKKVLQVSTDETDEMKSEQQEKNWDCSHISRNVIKIDDLESLQNLEELCIVSPLDNNSYNSGKINEAMLWHCRLGHASLNYLKKMQKLNDKLKKVIFDESILECEVCIMSKMEKLPFKETRMRAERQLQLIHTDTMGPIKPPSHPGQKRYINVYIDDYSRLAKAYSLKTKDESAEALEKFLISTRNFLGKNEKVCYIRSDQGTEFTGKKFLEVLSRENIENEFAAPYTPEHNGVAERFNSTIQKKVRAYMFDSGLPKSMWELAVDASIHAYNRTPHKSIGYETPLTKFVPNAKCHFDQIKRFGCIAYVKIPKPSLKFGERALKAVLVGYTATGYLMWHPSSGKFFESRHVRCNEKLVYKDTRRHKSKIRDPGKYNRLGLDEKH